The Salvelinus namaycush isolate Seneca chromosome 28, SaNama_1.0, whole genome shotgun sequence genome contains a region encoding:
- the LOC120022969 gene encoding vam6/Vps39-like protein has product MENLVIIFEFSPWVLKICPEDGLKIFTEDLTEVETLPRDKVLNFLREGFKELAVPYLEHIIHVWEDTGPEFHNVLIQLYLERVQGLMKQYLNALPEGVPAVAAGKEEGDLGEFRHKLLCFLQVSTSYEPGRLISDFPFDGLLEERALLLGRMGKHEQALFIYVHVLKDTHMAEEYCHRHYDKGTDRNQDVYLSVNPVAL; this is encoded by the exons ATGGAGAATCTGGTCATTATCTTTGAGTTCTCTCCCTGGGTTCTGAAGATCTGTCCTGAGGACGGACTCAAG ATCTTTACTGAAGACCTGACGGAAGTAGAGACCCTTCCCAGAGACAAGGTCCTGAACTTCCTGAGGGAGGGGTTTAAGGAGCTGGCTGTCCCCTACCTGGAACACATCATACACGTCTGGGAGGACACGGGACCTGAGTTCCATAACGTCCTCATTCAGCTGTACCTGGAGAGGGTCCAGGGGCTCATGAAGCAGTACCTCAACGCCCTGCCTGAGG GGGTTCCTGCAGTGGCTGCTGGGAAGGAAGAGGGGGACCTGGGAGAGTTTAGGCACAAGCTTCTGTGTTTCCTGCAGGTCTCTACCAGCTACGAGCCTGGACGACTTATCAGCGACTTCCCCTTTGATG GTCTTCTGGAGGAGCGGGCCCTGCTGCTGGGTCGGATGGGGAAACATGAACAGGCCCTCTTCATCTACGTACACGTCCTGAAGGATACACACATGGCAGAGGA GTACTGTCATAGGCATTATGACAAAGGGACGGACAGAAACCAAGAT GTGTACCTGTCTGTTAACCCAGTGGCGTTATGA
- the LOC120023575 gene encoding transmembrane protein 87A-like: MVMCIVYVFFGALWLFWSACYWKDLLRIQFWIGGVIILGMLEKAVFYSEYQSIRYRGDYVQGAVIFAELLSALKRSLARILVLIVSLGYGIVKPRLGTTVHRLAAVGLLYLLFSSVEGVLRVTGGFYGTVALVANLSLSLIDSCVMWWIFISLSQTTRLLKLRRNVVKLSLYQHFTNTLIFSVLASIIFIIWTTKVFKLVDCQTGWRDLWVDDAFWRLLFSTILLVIMVLLRPSANSQRFSHSPLIDEDDDEDEAKEPMLNEAFEGMKMRGTKAETNGSQSQKLLSKEDEDLKWVEENIPTTVADVALPVMLDEEEEILKTKMERSKME, encoded by the exons atggtgatgtgtatagtgtatgtatTCTTCGGGGCGCTCTGGCTCTTCTGGTCGGCCTGTTACTGGAAGGATCTGTTGAGGATCCAGTTCTGGATCGGAGGAGTGATCATCCTGGGCATGCTGGAGAAAGCAGTCTTCTACTCCGAGTACCAGAGCATCCGCTACAGAGGAGACTACG TCCAAGGTGCTGTAATCTTTGCCGAGTTGCTGTCTGCTCTGAAGAGATCTCTGGCTCGGATCCTAGTGCTCATAGTCAGTCTGGGCTACGGCATCGTCAA ACCCAGGCTGGGCACCACAGTCCACCGGCTAGCAGCAGTAGGCCTGCTCTACCTGCTCTTCTCCTCTGTGGAGGGAGTGCTGCGCGTCACAGGA ggTTTCTATGGGACCGTAGCCCTGGTGGCTAACCTGAGTCTCTCCCTCATTGACTCCTGTGTGATGTGGTGGATCTTCATAAGCTTGTCCCAGACCACTCGTCTCCTGAAGCTGCGTAGGAACGTGGTGAAGCTGTCTCTGTATCAGCATTTCACCAACACACTCATCTTCTCTGTTCTGG CTTCTATTATCTTCATCATCTGGACGACCAAAGTGTTTAAGCTGGTCGACTGCCAGACC GGTTGGAGGGACCTGTGGGTGGACGATGCGTTCTGGCGCCTCCTCTTCTCCACCATCCTCCTGGTCATCATGGTGTTGCTACGACCCTCCGCCAACagccagag GTTCTCCCATTCCCCTCTGATCGATGAAGACGATGATGAGGATGAAGCCAAGGAGCCCATGCTGAATGAAGCCTTTG AGGGGATGAAGATGAGAGGCACCAAGGCTGAGACTAATGGATCCCAGTCACAGAAACTACTGAGTAAAGAG GATGAAGACCTGAAATGGGTTGAGGAGAACATTCCCACAACTGTTGCTGATGT aGCCCTCCCAGTAATGCTTGATGAAGAAGAG GAAATTCTGAAAACCAAGATGGAGAGATCCAAAATGGAATGA